The proteins below are encoded in one region of Flavobacterium sp. IMCC34852:
- a CDS encoding DUF3575 domain-containing protein, whose translation MKKLLSLFLLFSLALQAQETSPLDHKKNEFRVDLLSALVWQKASLSYERFFGGNFSTGFNVNFSDSNQLNDDFDRGYRNNVPKFEFNPYVRYQLSKGKKSFYFAEVFGSYNSGDFKEIVRMTDDNGNGYYTTEKSKYSDFGLGGGLGYKMYIKEAFVLEFLAGFGSNLTNRDQSPDVISRVGFNLGYRF comes from the coding sequence ATGAAAAAATTGCTAAGTCTCTTTCTGCTGTTTTCTTTGGCCTTGCAAGCGCAGGAAACATCTCCTTTAGACCATAAAAAAAATGAATTCCGCGTTGATTTGCTATCAGCCTTGGTATGGCAAAAAGCCAGTTTGAGTTATGAACGTTTTTTCGGCGGTAATTTTTCTACCGGCTTCAACGTTAATTTTTCAGACAGCAACCAATTGAATGACGATTTCGACAGAGGATATCGCAACAATGTTCCCAAATTTGAATTCAATCCCTATGTAAGATACCAACTGTCAAAAGGAAAAAAGAGCTTCTATTTTGCTGAAGTTTTCGGGTCTTACAACAGCGGCGACTTCAAAGAAATTGTTCGGATGACTGACGATAACGGGAATGGTTACTATACTACCGAAAAATCCAAATACAGCGACTTCGGTTTGGGCGGTGGCTTAGGCTATAAAATGTATATCAAAGAGGCTTTTGTCCTAGAGTTTTTAGCCGGATTTGGTTCAAATTTGACTAATCGTGATCAGAGTCCGGATGTGATTTCCAGAGTGGGATTTAATTTAGGTTACCGATTTTAA
- a CDS encoding substrate-binding domain-containing protein, giving the protein MKTVKIAGVPEHFNLPWHLCIENGEFEEVGINLQWTDVPEGTGKMCQMLRDGETDIAVILTEGIVKDIVGGNPSSIVQVYVDSPLIWGIHVGTNSSYQTLADLENTKAAISRYGSGSHLMAYVNAQNQNWNTEQLQFEIVNTIDGAVEALTNGTADYFMWERFMTQPLVDKGTFRRVADCPTPWPCFVIAVRNEFIEKNSPTLALLLEIINNTTVEFKDIPSIDRTLASKYHQKTEDIQLWLSLTKWSQKPLEEKVLNKIQNQLFDLKIIDKKGTFAEIVKAV; this is encoded by the coding sequence ATGAAAACCGTAAAAATAGCCGGCGTACCGGAACATTTTAATTTACCTTGGCATTTGTGTATAGAAAATGGCGAGTTTGAAGAAGTCGGCATCAATTTACAATGGACCGATGTCCCCGAAGGCACCGGCAAAATGTGTCAAATGTTGCGCGATGGTGAAACTGATATAGCGGTTATTTTAACTGAAGGTATCGTAAAAGACATTGTCGGCGGAAACCCGAGTTCGATTGTTCAAGTGTATGTTGACAGTCCGTTGATTTGGGGAATACATGTTGGCACCAACTCTTCCTACCAAACTTTAGCCGATTTAGAAAACACCAAAGCTGCCATTTCACGCTATGGTTCGGGTTCGCATTTGATGGCTTATGTCAATGCGCAAAACCAAAATTGGAATACAGAGCAACTGCAATTTGAAATCGTAAACACTATCGACGGCGCAGTGGAAGCCTTGACCAATGGTACTGCTGACTATTTCATGTGGGAACGTTTTATGACCCAACCTTTAGTAGACAAAGGAACTTTTCGCCGCGTAGCCGATTGCCCGACACCTTGGCCTTGTTTTGTAATTGCTGTAAGAAACGAGTTTATAGAAAAAAATAGCCCAACATTGGCATTACTGCTGGAAATCATCAATAATACCACTGTGGAGTTCAAAGACATTCCCAGTATAGATAGGACTTTAGCTTCCAAATACCATCAAAAAACAGAAGACATCCAATTGTGGTTATCACTTACCAAATGGTCGCAAAAACCCTTAGAAGAAAAAGTGTTAAACAAAATTCAAAATCAATTGTTTGACCTCAAAATTATCGATAAAAAAGGTACTTTTGCTGAAATCGTAAAAGCCGTTTAG
- a CDS encoding GxxExxY protein, with amino-acid sequence MNADKTDLFHKARIETDFMELLHKDLTDSVLKTFYEVYNELGYGFLEKVYHNALYIELKNKGLDVVSQKQIDVFYKGLKVGEYYADLIVENKVILELKAAEFVVEEFEIQLINYLRGTDCEVGLLLNFGKKPEFKRKIFENNRKIRKNPL; translated from the coding sequence TTGAACGCAGATAAAACTGATTTGTTTCACAAAGCGCGGATAGAAACTGATTTTATGGAGCTATTACACAAAGACCTTACAGATTCAGTACTGAAAACATTTTATGAAGTTTATAATGAATTAGGATACGGATTTTTAGAGAAAGTATACCACAATGCTTTGTACATTGAACTTAAAAATAAAGGTTTGGATGTAGTTAGTCAAAAACAAATTGATGTCTTTTATAAAGGTCTGAAAGTTGGAGAATATTATGCCGATCTAATTGTTGAAAACAAAGTAATATTGGAACTAAAAGCGGCAGAATTTGTAGTAGAAGAATTTGAAATACAATTAATAAATTACTTAAGAGGTACTGATTGTGAAGTAGGCTTATTGCTTAATTTTGGCAAAAAGCCTGAGTTTAAAAGAAAAATTTTTGAGAACAACAGAAAAATCAGAAAAAATCCGTTATAA
- a CDS encoding transglutaminase produces the protein MIIIFILNVLITIPIFIITHHNLATLDWLFHIDRIVLFLLILLIIQLILRAMRRVTLISVILYFIVLSYGTLSGKYGFEKVYEDYRSMIYTMNDDPYPQDIIISKLLPFPNKSKIIDAIEYQNPKIRNFAIMATSKHFKNVKGYNDYFTLIQSFAVFKEINSRWYYVSDPKGHDYIAKATESLQYLSGDCDDHSIFMAACIKSIGGTVRLIHTKGHIYPEIFIGTQKDLEKINYVIKKTLFPLESKNKPINYHIDERGNIWLNLDYTAKYPGGPFMNEEILGALTLE, from the coding sequence ATGATTATCATTTTTATCTTGAACGTCCTGATAACCATTCCCATCTTTATCATTACGCATCACAATTTGGCCACATTAGATTGGCTTTTCCACATTGACAGAATTGTACTTTTTCTTCTAATCCTTTTGATTATACAATTGATTTTAAGAGCCATGAGAAGGGTTACTTTGATATCTGTTATTCTCTATTTCATTGTCCTCTCATACGGAACACTTTCGGGTAAATACGGATTTGAAAAAGTATATGAAGATTATCGCTCTATGATATATACCATGAATGACGATCCTTATCCGCAAGACATCATCATTTCTAAACTTTTGCCTTTTCCCAACAAAAGTAAAATCATTGATGCCATTGAATATCAAAACCCTAAAATCAGAAACTTTGCCATCATGGCCACTTCAAAGCATTTTAAAAATGTCAAAGGATACAATGATTATTTCACGCTGATACAATCTTTTGCAGTTTTCAAAGAAATCAACAGCCGTTGGTATTATGTTAGTGATCCTAAAGGTCATGATTATATTGCCAAAGCCACTGAGTCACTGCAATATCTTTCGGGCGATTGCGATGACCATTCCATTTTTATGGCGGCCTGTATAAAATCTATTGGCGGAACGGTTCGGTTAATTCACACCAAAGGCCATATTTATCCCGAAATATTCATCGGTACCCAAAAAGATTTGGAGAAAATTAATTACGTTATCAAAAAAACACTCTTTCCGTTAGAGAGTAAAAACAAACCCATCAATTACCATATAGATGAGCGCGGAAACATTTGGCTCAATCTTGATTATACAGCCAAATACCCGGGCGGACCGTTTATGAATGAAGAGATTTTGGGTGCTTTGACTTTAGAATAA
- a CDS encoding GNAT family N-acetyltransferase, translating into MDLLLETNRLLLRPLELTDAEDMFAMDSNPEVHKYLWQTPAKQIEEIIKVIDYVRSQYEKNNIGRFATIIKETGEFIGWTGIKYVDDHIENGNTHFYDYGYRLNEKFWNKGYATEASVAWLEYGFNQMNIDKMNAYTHSENGASNHILEKVGMKLMENYPDKDGVIWKWWQMENPAIADR; encoded by the coding sequence ATGGATTTACTACTAGAAACCAACCGACTTTTACTCCGTCCGCTCGAACTAACCGATGCCGAGGACATGTTTGCTATGGATAGTAATCCCGAAGTGCACAAATACCTCTGGCAAACTCCGGCCAAACAAATCGAAGAAATCATCAAAGTCATCGACTATGTTCGCAGTCAGTACGAAAAAAACAACATCGGGCGTTTTGCCACCATTATCAAAGAAACCGGAGAATTTATTGGCTGGACAGGGATCAAATATGTAGACGACCACATCGAAAACGGCAACACTCATTTCTACGATTACGGCTATCGCTTAAACGAGAAATTTTGGAACAAAGGTTACGCGACCGAAGCTTCTGTTGCTTGGCTGGAGTATGGTTTTAACCAAATGAACATCGACAAAATGAACGCTTATACGCACTCAGAAAACGGTGCATCAAACCATATTTTGGAAAAAGTAGGCATGAAATTAATGGAAAACTATCCCGACAAAGACGGCGTGATATGGAAATGGTGGCAAATGGAAAACCCTGCTATCGCAGATCGATAG
- a CDS encoding uracil-DNA glycosylase encodes MLIQMNSSWHHQLTDEFEKPYFEKLTTFVEREYATHKCFPQSSQIFAAFNHCSFDNVKVVIIGQDPYHGLGQANGLCFSVNDGVAFPPSLVNIFKEIQTDLGLPIPISGNLERWADQGVLLLNATLTVRESEAGSHQNQGWETFTDAVIQKISESKEKVVFLLWGGFAKKKGAKINRAKHYVLETGHPSPLSANRGLWFGNKHFSKTNAFLKSIGSEEIQW; translated from the coding sequence ATGTTAATCCAAATGAATTCTTCTTGGCACCATCAACTTACCGATGAGTTCGAAAAGCCCTATTTTGAAAAGCTTACTACTTTCGTAGAAAGAGAATATGCCACTCATAAATGTTTTCCTCAGTCTAGTCAAATCTTTGCGGCTTTCAACCATTGCTCGTTTGATAATGTTAAAGTAGTCATCATCGGTCAAGATCCGTATCACGGTTTAGGGCAAGCCAATGGTTTGTGTTTTTCTGTAAATGACGGTGTCGCTTTTCCGCCTTCTTTGGTTAATATTTTTAAAGAAATTCAAACCGATTTAGGGTTGCCTATTCCTATTTCAGGAAATTTAGAGCGTTGGGCTGATCAAGGAGTTTTGTTGCTAAATGCCACTTTAACCGTTCGCGAAAGTGAAGCCGGAAGCCATCAAAATCAGGGTTGGGAAACTTTTACGGATGCTGTAATTCAAAAAATTTCGGAGTCCAAAGAAAAGGTGGTTTTTCTACTTTGGGGTGGATTTGCCAAAAAGAAAGGAGCCAAAATTAATCGTGCCAAACACTACGTCCTAGAAACCGGTCATCCATCTCCATTAAGTGCCAATCGCGGATTGTGGTTTGGAAATAAGCATTTCAGTAAAACCAACGCTTTTTTAAAAAGTATCGGCAGCGAAGAAATTCAATGGTAA
- a CDS encoding T9SS type A sorting domain-containing protein: MRKLYPLFLFITVGMYAQTGTLCTDPIVIATLPYSTSDNTANYADNYDPPTATPIACGAGTAGNYYLGGNDVIYSYTPTVSGTITLQLPSAVGWSGLFVFTSCAGIGAAPYACSCSSAAGNRTISDMAVTAGETYYIVISSWPSPQTIAYTLNVTQTSLGSDEIIQLQSVALYPNPVRQKLFLETDMPIKNVSIIAVNGQRLTAQLLDNHSINVEGLAAGFYVLEMTTEEGFTLHKNFIKVAN; encoded by the coding sequence ATGAGAAAACTTTACCCTTTATTTTTATTTATAACTGTTGGGATGTATGCCCAAACCGGCACTTTGTGTACCGATCCTATAGTAATAGCCACTTTGCCTTACAGTACCAGTGACAACACTGCCAATTATGCGGATAATTATGATCCGCCAACAGCAACACCAATTGCTTGCGGAGCCGGAACAGCAGGGAACTATTACCTTGGTGGAAATGATGTCATTTATTCCTATACACCAACAGTCAGTGGTACTATTACTTTGCAGTTGCCTTCTGCTGTGGGTTGGAGCGGTCTTTTTGTGTTTACCAGTTGTGCCGGCATAGGTGCTGCACCTTATGCGTGCAGTTGTAGTTCTGCTGCCGGAAATCGTACTATCAGTGATATGGCAGTTACAGCAGGAGAAACATACTATATCGTAATCTCTTCATGGCCTTCACCTCAAACCATAGCATACACTTTGAATGTAACTCAAACAAGCCTTGGAAGCGATGAAATTATCCAACTCCAATCGGTGGCTTTATATCCAAATCCGGTGCGACAAAAGTTATTTTTGGAAACCGATATGCCCATCAAAAACGTGAGCATTATTGCTGTCAACGGTCAAAGATTGACTGCCCAATTATTGGACAACCACAGTATCAATGTAGAAGGTTTAGCCGCAGGGTTTTATGTATTAGAGATGACTACTGAGGAAGGTTTCACTTTGCACAAGAATTTTATCAAAGTAGCGAATTAA
- a CDS encoding nucleoside phosphorylase, whose translation MIQSSELILNPDGSVYHLNLKPEHIAHDIIFVGDQNRVEKITQFFDSIEYSTQKREFKTQTGYFKGKKMTVMSTGIGPDNIDIVMNELDALVNIDLETRKPKENLTSLNIVRIGTSGSLQADIPCDSMVMSKYGLGLDNMLRSYLIDDISEKDMEEAFIAQTNWDLRKGRPYVITCSETLEKRIESDQIFKGFTGTAGGFYGPQGRVLRLEIQDAELNSKMDSFEFEGIKMTNLEMETAAIYGLGKLLGHNCLSLNAIIANRATGTFSEDPYKAVDALIAYALDKLAE comes from the coding sequence ATGATACAATCTTCAGAATTAATATTAAATCCGGACGGTAGCGTTTACCACTTAAACCTCAAGCCGGAACATATTGCCCACGATATCATCTTTGTTGGCGACCAAAACCGAGTGGAAAAAATCACGCAGTTCTTTGACAGCATTGAATACTCTACTCAAAAGCGCGAATTCAAAACCCAAACCGGCTACTTCAAAGGCAAAAAAATGACCGTCATGTCCACCGGAATCGGACCGGACAATATTGACATTGTCATGAACGAACTCGACGCTTTGGTCAATATCGACTTAGAAACCCGCAAGCCCAAAGAAAACCTGACTTCACTGAATATTGTGAGAATCGGAACCTCGGGCTCATTACAAGCGGATATTCCTTGTGACAGCATGGTCATGAGCAAATACGGCCTTGGCTTAGACAACATGCTTCGCTCCTATTTGATTGATGACATTTCTGAAAAAGACATGGAAGAAGCGTTTATAGCACAAACCAATTGGGATTTAAGAAAAGGCCGTCCTTATGTGATTACCTGTTCGGAAACTTTAGAAAAAAGAATCGAAAGCGACCAAATATTCAAAGGCTTCACCGGAACTGCCGGCGGATTCTATGGACCGCAAGGTCGCGTATTGCGTCTCGAAATTCAAGATGCAGAGTTGAATAGCAAAATGGACAGTTTCGAATTCGAAGGCATCAAAATGACCAATCTCGAAATGGAAACCGCCGCCATTTACGGCTTAGGCAAACTGTTAGGTCACAACTGCTTGTCGCTCAACGCCATCATCGCCAACCGTGCGACGGGAACTTTCAGCGAAGATCCGTACAAAGCCGTGGATGCTTTGATTGCGTATGCTTTGGATAAATTGGCAGAATAA
- a CDS encoding isopenicillin N synthase family dioxygenase yields the protein MQQIPSVDLRDFLSDDPARKQKFVNEIGRAYEDIGFVALKGHFLDDKLVEDLYSEVRNFFNLPLETKAKYEIPGIGGQRGYVSFGKEHAKGRSAGDLKEFWHFGQYVSEGSKYASEYPDNVEVSELPHFNEVGKEAYRMLEKTGVYVLRALALYIGLDEFYFDNYIKDGNSILRPIHYPPITDEPKDGAVRAAAHGDINLITLLMGAQGKGLQVQNHNGDWIDAMAQPDELMINVGDMLSRHTNNKLKSTIHQVVNPPRELWGTSRFSIPFFMHPVSDMPLNCLEKCIDADHPKGFEDITAGEYLDERLVELGLKKK from the coding sequence ATGCAACAAATTCCAAGTGTTGACTTACGTGATTTCCTGTCGGATGATCCGGCACGTAAACAAAAATTTGTAAATGAAATCGGAAGAGCTTACGAAGACATCGGCTTCGTAGCCTTAAAAGGTCATTTTTTAGATGACAAATTAGTAGAAGATTTATATTCGGAAGTGCGCAACTTCTTTAATCTTCCATTGGAAACCAAAGCCAAATACGAAATTCCGGGTATTGGCGGGCAAAGAGGTTATGTTTCTTTCGGAAAAGAACATGCCAAAGGTCGTTCAGCCGGTGACTTAAAAGAGTTTTGGCATTTCGGACAATACGTAAGCGAAGGGTCAAAATACGCCAGCGAGTATCCCGATAACGTAGAAGTTTCTGAATTGCCTCATTTTAATGAAGTGGGAAAAGAAGCCTACAGAATGTTGGAAAAAACAGGCGTTTATGTATTAAGAGCTTTAGCCTTGTACATTGGTTTAGACGAATTTTACTTCGACAATTACATCAAAGACGGTAACAGCATCTTAAGACCTATCCACTATCCGCCAATCACTGATGAACCCAAAGACGGTGCCGTTCGCGCTGCTGCACATGGTGACATCAACTTGATTACGCTTTTAATGGGCGCACAAGGTAAAGGATTGCAAGTACAAAATCATAACGGCGACTGGATTGATGCCATGGCACAACCCGACGAGTTGATGATTAATGTGGGCGATATGTTATCGCGTCACACCAATAACAAACTAAAATCTACTATTCACCAAGTAGTAAATCCACCAAGAGAATTATGGGGAACTTCCCGTTTTTCTATTCCGTTCTTTATGCACCCGGTGAGCGATATGCCGCTAAATTGCCTAGAGAAATGTATCGATGCCGATCACCCGAAAGGTTTTGAAGACATCACGGCCGGAGAATACCTTGACGAAAGACTGGTAGAACTAGGATTAAAGAAAAAATAA
- a CDS encoding translation initiation factor codes for MDLQEQLKKLFPDHEPSNEPEAVADETHELFIQKEPMICKYEKRKGKATTIIEGYEGSDEDFKILAKEIKTKLSVGGTFKDGAIIIQGDYRDKIMKMLQDKGFKTKRVGG; via the coding sequence ATGGACTTACAAGAACAACTAAAAAAACTCTTCCCCGACCACGAACCTTCGAACGAACCGGAAGCCGTTGCCGATGAAACTCATGAGCTTTTTATCCAAAAAGAGCCTATGATTTGCAAATACGAAAAACGAAAAGGCAAAGCCACGACCATCATTGAAGGTTATGAAGGCAGCGACGAAGATTTCAAAATTTTGGCCAAAGAAATTAAAACCAAACTCAGCGTTGGCGGTACTTTCAAAGACGGCGCCATTATCATTCAAGGCGATTACCGCGATAAAATCATGAAAATGCTGCAAGACAAAGGCTTCAAAACCAAACGCGTTGGCGGATAA